A genomic region of Prionailurus bengalensis isolate Pbe53 chromosome D1, Fcat_Pben_1.1_paternal_pri, whole genome shotgun sequence contains the following coding sequences:
- the LOC122484342 gene encoding olfactory receptor 8J2-like: MERQNLTSVTEFILMGVSDRPELQIPFFFVFLVIYGLTVAGNLGIITLTSVDSQLQTPMYFFLRHLAIINLGDSTVIAPKMLVNFLASKKTISYYGCAAQLGGFLIFIVAEIFMLAVMAYDRYVAICNPLLYMVVVSPQICLLLVSLTYLYSLTTALTVTSCVFSVSYCSSNVINHFYCDNVPLLALSCSNTHIPETVVFTSAGINLLFSMIIVLISYFNIIFAILRIRSSEGRQKAFSTCASHMMAVTVFYGTLLFMYLQPRSNHSLDTDKMASVFYTLVIPMLNPLIYSLRNKDVKDALKSFLNKACQSFKFMYI, encoded by the coding sequence AGAATCTCACCTCAGTGACTGAGTTCATTCTCATGGGAGTCTCAGACCGCCCAGAGCTCCAGATtccattcttctttgttttcctggtGATCTATGGGTTGACCGTGGCAGGGAACCTGGGCATCATCACCCTCACCAGTGTTGACTCTCAGCTTCAAAcccccatgtatttcttcctcagGCACTTGGCTATCATCAATCTTGGCGATTCTACTGTCATTGCCCCGAAAATGCTGGTTAACTTCTTGGCTTCAAAGAAGACCATATCCTACTATGGATGTGCAGCCCAACTGGGTGGGTTCTTAATCTTTATTGTGGCTGAGATTTTCATGCTAGCTGtaatggcctatgaccgctatgtggctATTTGCAATCCCCTGCTCTACATGGTTGTGGTATCTCCACAGATCTGTCTGCTGCTGGTATCCCTCACATACCTCTACAGTCTGACCACAGCACTGACCGTCACCTCCTGTGTGTTCTCTGTGTCATACTGCTCTTCCAATGTAATCAACCATTTTTACTGTGATAATGTCCCCTTGTTGGCATTGTCCTGTTCCAATACCCATATTCCAGAAACAGTAGTGTTTACCTCTGCAGGGAtcaatttgcttttctctatgATAATTGTTCTAATATCCTACTTCAACATCATCTTTGCCATTTTGAGGATACGTTCCTCAGAGGGTCGACAAAAAGCCTTTTCCACCTGTGCCTCCCACATGATGGCTGTCACTGTGTTCTACGGGACCCTTCTCTTCATGTATTTGCAACCAAGGAGCAACCACTCATTGGATACTGATAAAATGGCCTCTGTCTTCTACACCCTGGTGATACCCATGCTGAATCCCCTCATTTACAGCCTAAGGAACAAGGATGTGAAGGATGCATTGAAGAGTTTCCTAAATAAGGCATGTCAGTCTTTCAAAttcatgtacatttaa